ACCCTAATGAAATTATTTTATTGGGGTCAAATTGTGATGTAGTGGGAATAGATGAAGCTCAGTTTTTTGACGAAAGCATTGTAGATATTGCCAATCAGTTGGCAAATAGCGGAATTCGTGTGGTCATCGCAGGGTTAGATATGGATTTTCTGGGACGACCTTTCGGGCCAATGCCTCATTTGATGGCAACGGCTGAATACGTTACCAAAGTGCATGCAATTTGCAGAAGAACAGGAAATCTCGCCAATTACTCAATGAGAACTTCTGAAGGAAAAAATTTGGTAGAACTCGGAGAAACAGAATCTTATGATGCGGTAAGCCGAAGAGTTTTTGTGGATGAAGTGTTAAACAAAAAAGATAATTAAGTATATTAGATTTTTAGAATTCAGTAATAAAATTTGAATTAATAAGGAGAAAAGGCACCAATGAACTATACAGTAAATCAAATTGCAGAAATCACCAATGCTAAAGTTATTGGTGAGGGAGAATTATTAATCAAAAATATCGCTTTTGATAGCAGAATTATTTATTCTACTAAAAATGCTGCGTTCATTGCCATCAACACTCCAAAAAATTCTGGGGAAAAATTTATTGAATCGGCAATTGACAGAGGAATCAATGTTATTATTTCTGAACATCACTATGCTCAGTTTGAAAATGTAACCTGGATTATTATTGAAAATTCAGTAGAATTTCTTCAAAAATTAGCACAATATCATTTCAAAAATTCTTCTATAAAATCTATTGGAATTACGGGAAGTAATGGAAAAACTATTTTAAAAGAATGGCTTTATCAATGTCTTTGGAATGAGTTTCCGACCGTAAAAAGCCCTAAAAGTTTTAATTCTCAAATTGGTTTACCCCTTTCTTTGCTTCAAATAAGTAATGCTCACGAGCTAGGCATTTTTGAAGTCGGTATTTCTAAACCAGATGAAATGATTAACCTGGA
The sequence above is a segment of the Chryseobacterium turcicum genome. Coding sequences within it:
- a CDS encoding thymidine kinase: MFLENTINHSKQSGWMEVICGSMFSGKTEELIRRLRRAEMAGQNVEIFKPKTDTRYSDEDVVSHNKNKIRSTAVENPNEIILLGSNCDVVGIDEAQFFDESIVDIANQLANSGIRVVIAGLDMDFLGRPFGPMPHLMATAEYVTKVHAICRRTGNLANYSMRTSEGKNLVELGETESYDAVSRRVFVDEVLNKKDN